The Vibrio gallaecicus genome contains a region encoding:
- a CDS encoding MipA/OmpV family protein, producing MKYKILSPLMTTAAVLSSANVWATQEQEWGIAAMYRVATIPFNTAEGDQTVSSFVPMLFFKNDYVYIDGTEMGAYIYQTEDELWSLNAISRMRFIDIPASEQNAIEGDTADFGAQLAYQLDDTWEIETEVMSDDGYRFHGNLRAKGYYQSGDWELTPSATLRYKSSDFNSYYFALEGDNVGAGADLNIGLDARYHVVSNLYLLGSTSITRLDDNAYDSRIINDRYQSEFFIGFGFFNDKEKAPKPQLSNAPYLRVAHGWATPSNIGDILKLNTEKDEYNNQLTSFFYGHPLTDELFGVPIDIYLTPGIVHHWNSDVQSSSTEYVVAIKAFYTFDWPTQWRFGLAEGMSYVDSITYIEAKEMEEKGYTASHLLNYLDISLDVNVGDLINEKDLDNLWVGYSIHHRSAIFENASQFGRIKGGSNYNTIYVQYEF from the coding sequence ATGAAGTACAAAATTTTATCACCTTTAATGACCACGGCAGCAGTATTGTCATCTGCTAATGTTTGGGCAACCCAAGAGCAAGAGTGGGGTATTGCGGCAATGTATCGTGTTGCAACTATCCCTTTTAATACAGCAGAAGGTGATCAAACCGTCAGTTCATTTGTTCCTATGTTGTTTTTCAAAAATGACTATGTGTACATCGATGGTACTGAAATGGGTGCATACATTTATCAAACTGAAGATGAGTTGTGGTCTTTAAACGCAATTTCTCGCATGCGATTTATTGATATACCAGCATCGGAACAAAATGCGATTGAAGGTGATACCGCTGACTTTGGTGCTCAACTTGCTTATCAGTTAGATGACACTTGGGAAATAGAAACCGAAGTGATGAGTGACGATGGATATCGTTTCCATGGTAATTTACGAGCAAAAGGTTACTACCAGTCTGGAGATTGGGAGCTTACGCCTAGTGCTACGTTACGATATAAAAGCTCGGACTTTAATAGCTATTACTTTGCATTAGAAGGCGACAATGTAGGCGCTGGTGCTGACTTGAATATCGGGTTAGATGCTCGTTATCATGTCGTTTCGAACCTGTATTTATTAGGCTCAACCAGCATTACTCGCTTAGACGACAATGCTTATGATTCCAGGATCATTAATGACCGTTACCAAAGTGAATTTTTCATTGGTTTCGGTTTCTTTAATGATAAAGAAAAGGCACCAAAACCACAGTTAAGCAACGCCCCTTATTTAAGAGTTGCTCATGGCTGGGCAACGCCATCTAATATTGGCGATATTCTGAAACTCAATACTGAGAAAGATGAATACAATAACCAGCTCACTTCATTTTTCTATGGTCACCCTTTAACCGATGAGTTATTTGGTGTGCCGATTGATATCTATTTAACACCAGGTATTGTCCACCACTGGAACTCAGATGTTCAGTCTAGTAGTACAGAATATGTGGTCGCGATAAAAGCGTTTTATACATTTGATTGGCCAACTCAGTGGAGATTTGGTTTAGCTGAAGGTATGTCTTATGTTGATTCTATCACTTACATTGAAGCGAAAGAGATGGAAGAAAAAGGCTACACCGCAAGTCACTTATTGAATTACCTCGATATCTCATTGGATGTCAATGTAGGGGATTTGATTAACGAAAAAGACTTAGACAATCTGTGGGTTGGGTATTCTATACACCATCGCTCGGCTATCTTTGAAAATGCCTCTCAATTTGGACGCATCAAAGGCGGCAGTAACTACAATACTATTTATGTTCAATATGAGTTTTAA
- a CDS encoding sensor domain-containing diguanylate cyclase produces the protein MPNSADPITGLKKRTLPLLTFAASIAVTVLCLVFIAINQKESMLSNMDNIAERQVQSLRMFIKNDVAYIGSGANFFSSTERQYWDKFNTFAKRTIQGSKSLIGLQWMEKVSSDQIEAHTQRLKSLHPSYQLFTVPKDGPKTLGYIMGDQPVFIASDIHPRTPENINLLGFYSSRERFQLIIDNILETREANLSDKVRLLQDGLDKHLEKTGMLVYHPVFDSDDKELLGVVIGVVRTTYYFENLLASTLVDLDIFIRVTDLGFDAEDDPTLFETEGFAEVSGHQISKVISLPNRDWVVEFRIGSLISNGGYLVLVGMASVGVMISFLLAYIVNLQVREKERLSDMLDKKTEELRFLVEHDSLTELLNRRAFNTKLKGWLKSKPRFSLVGFDIDKFKGINDQFGHPAGDALLKHVSQIIGNQLYSSDYLFRLGGDEFCILTEVYEYDDLHDYLNEILELVSSTPIDYRGESLHCTLSVGAGIYDGETAEQLLQKADSHLYKSKMNGRNQVTIAG, from the coding sequence ATGCCTAACAGTGCAGACCCTATTACAGGGCTGAAGAAACGAACACTTCCTTTGCTGACTTTCGCTGCTTCTATCGCTGTTACTGTGTTATGCCTTGTTTTCATTGCGATAAACCAAAAAGAATCCATGTTATCTAATATGGACAATATCGCTGAGCGTCAAGTTCAAAGCTTACGAATGTTCATCAAAAATGATGTGGCATATATTGGTTCTGGTGCTAATTTCTTCTCGTCAACTGAAAGGCAGTATTGGGATAAGTTCAATACATTTGCCAAACGAACCATTCAGGGTTCAAAAAGTTTGATTGGCTTACAGTGGATGGAAAAAGTATCGAGTGACCAAATTGAAGCTCATACCCAAAGGCTAAAATCATTACACCCTTCTTATCAATTATTCACCGTTCCTAAAGATGGTCCCAAAACTCTAGGGTATATAATGGGTGACCAGCCCGTATTCATTGCTTCAGATATACACCCACGTACACCTGAAAACATTAATTTGTTAGGCTTTTACTCTTCACGCGAACGCTTCCAACTTATTATCGACAACATCCTTGAAACGCGAGAAGCAAATCTCTCTGATAAAGTTCGTTTGCTACAAGATGGTCTAGATAAACACTTAGAAAAAACTGGAATGTTGGTTTATCACCCAGTTTTTGACTCCGATGACAAGGAGTTACTTGGCGTCGTTATTGGTGTGGTTCGTACCACTTACTATTTTGAGAATTTGCTTGCTTCGACGTTAGTCGATCTTGATATTTTCATTCGTGTGACTGACTTGGGTTTTGATGCCGAAGACGATCCTACTTTATTTGAAACAGAAGGTTTTGCAGAAGTCTCTGGGCACCAAATTAGTAAGGTGATTAGCTTACCTAACCGTGATTGGGTTGTTGAATTTAGGATTGGGTCGCTGATCTCTAATGGTGGCTACTTGGTTTTAGTTGGCATGGCATCCGTTGGGGTGATGATTTCATTTTTACTTGCTTATATTGTGAATTTGCAAGTTCGTGAAAAAGAGCGCTTATCAGATATGCTAGACAAGAAAACGGAAGAGCTTCGCTTTCTTGTTGAGCACGATAGTTTGACTGAGCTTTTAAATCGAAGAGCTTTTAATACCAAACTTAAGGGGTGGTTAAAATCAAAGCCTAGATTTAGTCTAGTGGGTTTTGATATTGATAAATTCAAAGGCATCAATGATCAATTTGGTCATCCAGCAGGGGATGCACTGCTTAAGCATGTAAGCCAAATCATCGGTAATCAATTGTACTCGTCTGATTACCTATTCCGATTGGGTGGTGATGAGTTTTGCATTCTTACTGAAGTTTATGAATATGATGACTTACACGATTACCTTAATGAAATCCTAGAGCTTGTAAGTAGTACACCGATAGATTATCGAGGTGAAAGCTTACACTGCACTTTGAGTGTAGGTGCGGGTATTTATGATGGTGAAACTGCTGAGCAATTATTGCAGAAAGCCGATAGCCATTTATATAAAAGTAAGATGAATGGTCGAAATCAAGTCACAATTGCAGGCTAA
- a CDS encoding alkaline phosphatase D family protein — protein sequence MKLSKTSQLPLLIAGPILRKTTVNEVALWLVTSQPIKGEVLFFHPSEREAFFHYDAAQAESIRVGIHAWVTLASIQGEFPTDTPIEYKIKTDQGDITDLAPHLLYQGQSRLNFVIPTKADYVLHGSCRNPHHSSKDSLVAADSKVQSQTPLERPNILMMSGDQIYADHVAGPTLDAIGQVISLLGLPNEMLPTDSQQSQISSAEELYTSDFNFYQRDKVLPHHTGSDSFLDKLFPQRRVPIFSSRENENHLVTLSEFIAMYLLVWSPTLWALVNKEQLRDQNFRHGHYTLTPEEQQQWREENAAIDDFVQGLPQVQRLLAHIPTYMIFDDHDVTDDWNLTVGWEHAADQNAFASQVIGNGLAAYWLCQGWGNTPEKFDSAFIERVTNTFAINTNTAELNHNHQQILLQSLNRFEDWHYTIETSPKVIVLDTRTRRWRSESRMNKPSGLMDWEALIELQHQLMGLDKVIIVSAAPMFGVKFIETLQKMMTSLGQPLVIDAENWMAHPGSANTLISIFTHTKTPTNFVVLSGDVHYSFAYDIKLRYRKNSPNIYQITCSGIKNEFPAPLLKFCDIFDRLLYSPHSVLNYFTKRKRLKIEKRSPDNQSFYRLSNRSAIGELRLDDEGKPTEISTLSGTGENTHFPAP from the coding sequence TTGAAGCTTTCAAAAACCTCACAATTGCCCTTATTAATTGCCGGTCCTATTTTACGAAAAACAACCGTCAATGAAGTTGCTTTATGGCTTGTGACCAGCCAACCAATTAAGGGGGAAGTGTTATTTTTCCACCCTAGTGAACGTGAAGCTTTTTTTCATTATGATGCAGCCCAAGCCGAATCCATTCGAGTAGGTATACATGCATGGGTAACACTGGCTTCAATTCAAGGTGAGTTTCCTACTGATACTCCTATTGAGTATAAAATTAAAACGGATCAAGGTGACATTACTGACCTCGCTCCCCATTTACTTTACCAGGGTCAATCAAGGCTTAACTTTGTTATCCCAACTAAAGCCGATTATGTCTTACATGGTTCTTGCCGTAACCCTCATCATTCAAGTAAAGACAGCTTAGTCGCAGCTGATAGTAAAGTTCAAAGCCAAACTCCACTAGAACGCCCTAACATTCTCATGATGAGTGGTGACCAAATTTATGCAGATCACGTTGCAGGTCCTACACTGGATGCAATTGGACAGGTCATATCCTTATTGGGGCTCCCTAATGAAATGCTGCCAACTGACTCTCAACAAAGTCAAATTTCTAGTGCGGAAGAACTATACACGAGTGACTTTAATTTTTACCAACGCGACAAGGTTCTACCACATCACACAGGTTCAGATTCGTTTTTAGATAAACTCTTTCCACAGCGACGAGTCCCTATATTCAGCTCTAGGGAAAATGAAAATCACTTAGTGACCCTTTCTGAATTTATTGCCATGTACTTACTGGTATGGTCTCCAACGCTGTGGGCTTTGGTCAATAAAGAGCAGTTAAGAGACCAAAACTTCAGGCATGGTCACTACACATTAACTCCCGAAGAGCAGCAGCAATGGCGTGAAGAAAATGCCGCTATTGACGACTTTGTACAAGGTCTACCTCAAGTTCAGCGTTTACTGGCTCATATTCCAACTTATATGATTTTTGATGATCATGATGTAACAGATGACTGGAACTTAACCGTCGGCTGGGAACATGCCGCAGACCAAAATGCATTTGCCAGTCAAGTGATTGGAAATGGCCTGGCTGCTTATTGGTTATGCCAAGGTTGGGGAAATACGCCAGAGAAATTTGATAGCGCATTCATAGAAAGAGTAACGAACACTTTTGCAATAAATACCAATACAGCAGAACTCAACCATAACCATCAACAGATATTACTGCAGTCATTGAATCGATTTGAGGATTGGCACTACACCATTGAAACGTCTCCAAAGGTCATCGTACTCGATACTCGCACTCGTCGTTGGCGCTCTGAATCACGTATGAATAAACCGTCTGGATTAATGGATTGGGAAGCACTAATTGAGCTTCAGCACCAGTTGATGGGTTTAGACAAAGTCATTATTGTTTCTGCGGCGCCCATGTTCGGGGTCAAGTTCATTGAAACATTACAAAAAATGATGACTTCACTAGGACAACCTTTAGTCATTGATGCTGAGAACTGGATGGCGCACCCAGGCAGTGCCAACACATTGATCAGTATTTTTACTCATACTAAGACGCCCACTAACTTTGTCGTTTTATCTGGTGATGTTCACTATTCCTTTGCTTACGACATCAAGCTTAGATATAGAAAAAACAGCCCTAATATTTATCAAATAACTTGTAGTGGAATTAAGAATGAGTTCCCTGCACCACTGCTAAAGTTCTGTGATATTTTCGACCGCCTCTTGTATAGCCCACATTCGGTATTGAACTATTTCACTAAAAGAAAACGTCTTAAAATTGAAAAACGTAGCCCAGATAACCAAAGCTTCTATCGATTATCGAACCGGAGTGCCATTGGTGAATTAAGACTCGATGATGAAGGGAAGCCAACTGAAATTTCAACGTTAAGCGGCACGGGTGAAAACACCCACTTTCCCGCACCCTAA
- a CDS encoding DUF2760 domain-containing protein — MNFDLNLIPQTFDMLHAGLASSSVLLLLIAVSRKSKVIEKVVEKPVEKIVEVEKPVEKIVEVEKVVEVEKVIEKVVEVESKLATASTDSAMQLLSIMQQEARLIDFLQEDLTSFSDEEVGAAARVIHTGGKKVLGDYVTLAHIRSEDEETRITIAEGFNPQEVRLTGNVTGNAPFSGTLVHKGWKATGMNLPKLAENYDASVIAPAEVEL, encoded by the coding sequence ATGAACTTTGATTTAAACCTAATTCCACAAACGTTTGACATGCTGCATGCAGGTCTTGCTTCTTCAAGCGTTTTGCTACTTTTGATTGCTGTTTCACGTAAGTCGAAAGTTATCGAAAAAGTTGTCGAAAAACCTGTTGAAAAAATCGTTGAAGTTGAGAAGCCAGTAGAAAAAATTGTAGAAGTTGAGAAAGTCGTTGAAGTTGAAAAGGTCATCGAAAAAGTTGTCGAAGTTGAATCTAAACTTGCAACTGCATCAACCGACTCTGCAATGCAGTTATTGTCAATCATGCAGCAAGAAGCTCGCCTAATTGATTTCCTTCAAGAAGACTTAACCTCATTCTCTGATGAAGAAGTGGGCGCTGCAGCTCGCGTTATTCATACTGGCGGTAAAAAGGTATTGGGCGATTACGTAACGTTAGCTCATATCCGCTCTGAAGATGAAGAAACACGAATCACTATTGCTGAAGGCTTCAATCCTCAAGAAGTACGCTTAACTGGTAATGTAACGGGTAATGCCCCATTTAGTGGCACTCTAGTTCACAAAGGTTGGAAAGCGACTGGCATGAACTTACCTAAGCTAGCTGAAAACTACGACGCTTCAGTTATTGCTCCAGCAGAGGTTGAACTTTAA
- a CDS encoding LruC domain-containing protein: MNNLKKSILVMSSFVASNFPHYALSAASENTSTTNSDGSITVTQKINSSSTSPHYVAPSGYGFDIYSNANQDYSWQHNISVPEGSQITEATLTIYAYDVDSEAHHGENGEYDSVTVDGTALTPGFLQGTNGNWSTTVFDLPTSTLSDNLVNVDLDIDVNNDGWLTTLDYSLISVTYTQINNAAPNLPTLIRSTGLGSDDNLVVTVTGPTPADSDGDSVTYSYRWFVDVGQGFYVDDEFVGKSNNTGATLDSSETVAGEFWKVQVTAIDSNGLISDIAEITWPEIGDSDGDGIADSDDYAPNDPTIAFYSRTPTSGWYTLAFEDMWPYEGDYDLNDFITRYAYGVYTNASNQITRFDYYGQAVARGASQDNSFALSLSGIEVSNVSSLTKTYNGSTEAIAPESGHSGELVIVAIESISDMLPSNGNSNFYNTESGDVRDAVDYSLSLIIDGSMPSLSGTALNPFIYKSDSRNKEIHLMNYPNTDLANTNIFGVGADDSSVDNNEYYQTVSGLPWALDIPTQWSHPYERTDTCQAYPNIVDWAESGGANNASWFLSPVNAKVW, from the coding sequence ATGAATAATTTAAAGAAATCGATATTAGTCATGAGTTCATTTGTTGCCAGTAATTTTCCACATTATGCGCTATCTGCAGCATCTGAAAACACTTCAACAACCAACAGCGACGGGTCTATAACGGTTACGCAGAAAATCAACAGCAGCAGTACCAGCCCACATTATGTTGCACCATCAGGGTATGGTTTTGATATATACAGTAATGCTAATCAAGATTACTCTTGGCAGCATAATATTAGTGTTCCAGAAGGCTCTCAAATTACAGAAGCTACACTGACAATCTATGCATATGATGTAGATTCAGAAGCGCACCATGGAGAGAATGGTGAATACGATAGCGTAACCGTGGATGGAACCGCTTTAACCCCAGGCTTTTTACAAGGAACAAATGGTAACTGGTCTACCACCGTTTTTGACCTGCCTACCTCAACGCTGAGTGATAATCTAGTCAACGTTGACCTTGATATCGATGTAAATAATGACGGCTGGTTAACAACTCTTGATTACAGTTTAATCAGTGTAACTTACACACAAATAAACAACGCAGCACCCAATTTACCTACGCTAATCCGCAGCACAGGTTTAGGTTCTGACGATAATTTAGTCGTAACAGTAACCGGTCCTACCCCTGCTGATTCAGATGGTGATTCAGTGACTTATAGCTACCGCTGGTTCGTCGATGTAGGCCAAGGGTTCTATGTAGATGATGAGTTTGTAGGAAAGAGTAACAACACAGGGGCGACTCTTGACTCAAGCGAAACTGTCGCTGGTGAATTTTGGAAGGTTCAAGTCACAGCAATTGATTCAAATGGTCTAATTAGTGATATTGCAGAAATTACTTGGCCAGAAATTGGAGATAGTGATGGTGATGGGATCGCCGACAGTGATGATTATGCACCCAATGATCCTACCATTGCCTTCTACAGCAGAACGCCAACTTCAGGCTGGTACACACTTGCATTCGAAGATATGTGGCCATATGAAGGAGATTATGACCTAAACGACTTCATTACACGTTATGCATACGGCGTATATACAAATGCGAGCAACCAAATAACCCGCTTTGATTATTATGGACAAGCTGTCGCTCGTGGCGCTAGTCAAGACAACAGTTTCGCTCTGTCTCTTTCAGGTATTGAAGTTTCAAATGTCAGTTCGTTAACTAAAACATATAACGGCTCAACTGAAGCAATTGCCCCAGAAAGTGGTCACAGTGGTGAGTTAGTCATTGTCGCGATTGAAAGTATTTCTGACATGCTACCAAGTAATGGAAACTCAAATTTCTACAATACTGAATCTGGTGATGTACGAGATGCCGTTGACTACAGTCTCTCTCTTATAATTGATGGTTCAATGCCAAGCTTAAGTGGAACTGCACTAAATCCATTCATTTATAAATCAGACTCTCGAAATAAAGAAATTCATTTAATGAACTACCCGAATACCGACTTAGCAAACACGAACATCTTTGGAGTAGGCGCTGATGACTCGAGTGTCGATAACAATGAATATTACCAAACAGTGAGCGGCTTGCCTTGGGCTTTGGATATCCCAACTCAATGGTCACATCCATATGAAAGAACAGATACCTGTCAAGCTTACCCTAACATTGTAGATTGGGCTGAGTCTGGCGGAGCCAACAATGCCAGTTGGTTCCTATCACCAGTAAACGCTAAAGTATGGTAA
- a CDS encoding Hsp70 family protein has product MDQNNTLNADELNTGPKFSVGIDLGTTHCVLSFLDTTDEDARVEVMPIPQLTAPGTVETRSQLGSFLYQPHEHEMNSNSRVLPWSSEPKALVGAIARNLGSKTPIRLIASAKSWLCHSGVNRRDAFLPAGSPEEVEKVSPLKTTELYLEHLKDAWNHTHPEHKLADQDVTITVPASFDPAARDLTAEAARNVGFEHLTLLEEPQAALYSWIDNSNDTWRDEVNVGDVVLVVDIGGGTTDLSLVEVKEDEGNLTLSRIAVGEHILLGGDNMDLALAYRLKMKLAQDSKELAPWQVQAMTHACRDAKEALLNDAELQAVPIVVPSRGSKLLGATLKTELTQQEVQQTLVDGFFPQIAVTEHPVQKARGALTQMGLPYAQDAGITRHIAAFLSKQANALGGASEQQQDFNPFANMPGMPGADAPTADFIKPSAILFNGGVLKSPLLSERLSSTINAWLISAEAESAKQLSGLDLDLAVACGASYYGSVRRGQGVRIRGGIASSYYVGIESAMPAIPGMAPPMEALCVAPFGMEEGSSVQVPSQEFGLVIGQPVHFQFFGSTTRREDEAGTHLDHWAPEDLDELPEIQVTLPVSEGRREGEVVPVTLASRVTELGTLYLEAIATDNGQKWHVEFDVREETSSDSENVQQDSTQSHHHQH; this is encoded by the coding sequence ATGGATCAGAACAATACACTTAATGCCGATGAGCTGAACACTGGACCAAAATTCAGTGTGGGAATTGACTTAGGTACGACTCACTGCGTACTGTCATTTCTAGATACAACAGATGAAGATGCACGTGTTGAAGTTATGCCAATCCCGCAGCTTACGGCTCCAGGTACGGTTGAAACACGCAGCCAACTCGGTTCATTCTTGTATCAACCTCACGAACATGAAATGAACAGTAATTCACGTGTTTTACCTTGGTCTTCTGAGCCAAAAGCACTTGTTGGCGCTATCGCTCGTAACCTTGGTTCAAAGACACCGATTCGTTTGATCGCGAGTGCTAAGTCTTGGTTATGTCATTCCGGTGTAAACCGCCGTGATGCATTCCTACCGGCGGGCAGCCCTGAAGAAGTCGAAAAAGTATCGCCTCTAAAAACGACTGAGCTATACCTTGAACATCTAAAAGATGCTTGGAATCATACCCATCCTGAACACAAACTTGCTGATCAAGATGTCACTATTACTGTTCCAGCTTCATTTGACCCTGCTGCTCGTGATTTAACAGCCGAAGCCGCTCGTAATGTTGGTTTTGAACACTTAACACTACTAGAAGAACCACAAGCCGCACTTTATAGCTGGATCGACAACAGCAATGACACTTGGCGCGATGAAGTAAATGTCGGTGATGTAGTACTCGTTGTCGATATTGGTGGTGGTACAACTGACCTTTCTTTAGTTGAAGTAAAAGAAGACGAAGGTAACCTGACTTTAAGCCGTATTGCAGTAGGTGAACACATCCTACTTGGCGGTGACAACATGGACCTTGCTCTTGCTTACCGCCTAAAGATGAAACTCGCTCAAGATAGTAAAGAGTTAGCCCCTTGGCAAGTTCAAGCAATGACTCATGCTTGCCGTGATGCAAAAGAAGCACTATTGAACGATGCAGAACTGCAAGCTGTACCCATTGTTGTGCCTAGCCGTGGCTCCAAACTACTTGGCGCAACACTAAAAACAGAGCTAACTCAGCAAGAAGTTCAGCAAACATTGGTTGATGGTTTCTTCCCACAAATTGCTGTTACAGAGCACCCTGTACAAAAAGCTCGTGGCGCACTTACTCAGATGGGTCTACCTTACGCGCAAGATGCGGGTATCACTCGTCACATCGCAGCTTTCCTTTCAAAGCAAGCAAATGCATTGGGCGGCGCGTCTGAGCAACAACAAGACTTCAACCCGTTTGCCAATATGCCAGGCATGCCAGGAGCAGATGCACCAACTGCTGATTTCATCAAGCCAAGCGCTATTTTATTCAATGGTGGTGTGCTTAAGTCTCCATTACTTTCTGAGCGTTTATCTTCGACCATCAATGCATGGCTAATTTCAGCAGAAGCTGAATCTGCTAAGCAATTATCAGGTCTAGATTTAGACTTAGCCGTAGCATGTGGTGCTTCATACTATGGCTCTGTTCGCCGTGGTCAAGGCGTTCGCATCCGCGGTGGTATTGCCTCAAGCTACTACGTGGGTATTGAAAGTGCGATGCCTGCAATTCCAGGAATGGCTCCACCAATGGAAGCGCTTTGTGTAGCGCCTTTCGGAATGGAAGAAGGCTCAAGTGTTCAAGTACCTAGCCAAGAGTTTGGTCTAGTTATCGGTCAACCGGTTCACTTCCAATTCTTTGGTTCAACGACTCGTCGTGAAGATGAAGCTGGGACACATTTGGATCATTGGGCTCCAGAAGATTTAGATGAGCTACCTGAGATTCAAGTGACTTTACCTGTTTCTGAAGGTCGCCGTGAAGGTGAAGTGGTTCCTGTAACTTTGGCATCACGTGTGACTGAGCTCGGCACTTTATACTTAGAAGCTATCGCAACTGATAACGGTCAAAAATGGCACGTTGAATTTGATGTCCGTGAAGAGACAAGTTCTGACTCTGAAAATGTTCAGCAAGACAGTACTCAATCTCACCATCACCAACACTAA
- a CDS encoding tellurite resistance TerB family protein, whose product MFNSLTSLFKQLIDGQDLAKNPVSSPNLAIASLLCEVAGADHAINPAEQQAKLHLLERLLGLSEEASKTLLIEAEQQVKQSVSLYDFTSQLRELSQPVRFDLIKGMWEVAHADGEIDPLEDAVIRKTAELLYVDHSEFIRAKLSSQNLL is encoded by the coding sequence ATGTTTAATTCACTCACATCACTTTTTAAACAATTAATCGATGGGCAAGATCTTGCTAAGAACCCTGTATCTTCCCCTAACTTAGCGATAGCAAGCCTATTGTGTGAAGTCGCAGGCGCTGACCATGCAATTAACCCAGCAGAACAGCAAGCAAAACTACACTTACTTGAAAGGCTGCTAGGGCTTTCTGAAGAAGCTTCTAAAACATTACTCATTGAAGCTGAACAACAAGTCAAACAATCGGTTTCACTTTATGATTTTACATCACAGCTACGCGAACTATCACAGCCCGTTCGCTTCGATTTAATCAAAGGAATGTGGGAAGTCGCGCACGCAGACGGTGAAATAGATCCGTTAGAAGACGCCGTAATTAGAAAAACAGCTGAGCTTTTGTACGTTGATCATAGTGAATTCATAAGAGCGAAGCTTTCCTCTCAAAACTTACTTTAA
- a CDS encoding VC1380 family protein yields MLSELGLDSLAIDRYNKAYSLINESNVKVSELQNIINNLPNGADPEIVMGEEWLPERLIETKLDGDLLFLGFDNAPEENQGDEEGRGFVEHEITMIRKKFEQILDDSSDTKTKADAMLALFLMGHELSSSEVIEILEDPNADSE; encoded by the coding sequence ATTTTATCTGAACTAGGTTTAGATTCGTTAGCAATTGACCGTTACAATAAAGCATATTCTCTGATAAATGAAAGTAATGTGAAAGTCTCAGAATTACAAAACATCATAAATAATTTACCAAATGGCGCTGATCCCGAAATCGTAATGGGAGAAGAGTGGCTACCTGAACGTTTGATAGAGACTAAACTGGATGGTGACCTGCTATTTTTAGGTTTTGATAATGCCCCAGAAGAAAATCAAGGGGATGAAGAAGGACGTGGATTCGTTGAACATGAAATCACAATGATTCGTAAAAAGTTCGAACAAATATTAGATGACAGCTCAGACACAAAAACAAAAGCTGACGCTATGTTGGCATTATTTCTAATGGGGCATGAACTTTCGAGCTCCGAAGTCATCGAAATACTGGAAGACCCAAACGCAGATAGCGAATAG
- a CDS encoding 3'-5' exonuclease translates to MNHNRVVCFDLEMCCWSENGVGTTGEIIEVGLAEIDLSSGKIVKRAQYYVKPEKDEVSLFCAELTGITPRKIEKQGRPLESVIQSMLKNFGGPKKIYAAWGRDDLILHNECKEKGIEPLFSEFINLATLYRIQNRLKEKRIGHRAAQEAQDIEWEGRQHSGYVDAYNLAKLALTML, encoded by the coding sequence ATGAATCACAATCGAGTGGTATGTTTCGATTTGGAAATGTGCTGTTGGAGCGAAAATGGCGTAGGTACGACAGGCGAAATCATAGAAGTGGGTTTGGCTGAAATCGATCTTTCGTCAGGAAAAATCGTGAAACGAGCACAATACTACGTAAAGCCTGAGAAAGATGAAGTCTCTTTATTTTGTGCCGAACTGACAGGTATTACTCCTCGTAAAATTGAGAAGCAAGGTCGCCCACTAGAATCCGTGATTCAATCTATGTTGAAAAACTTTGGTGGACCTAAAAAGATCTATGCAGCGTGGGGAAGGGACGACCTTATCTTACATAACGAATGTAAAGAGAAAGGCATTGAACCTCTTTTTTCTGAGTTTATAAATTTAGCGACGTTGTATCGTATTCAGAATCGTCTTAAAGAAAAGCGCATTGGCCACCGTGCAGCTCAAGAAGCTCAAGACATTGAGTGGGAAGGTAGACAACATTCAGGTTATGTTGATGCGTACAATTTAGCAAAGTTGGCACTGACTATGTTGTGA